In the genome of Deinococcus sp. KSM4-11, one region contains:
- a CDS encoding GNAT family N-acetyltransferase, translating to MPVLSTRRLVLLPLSRDMIRRRLETDTFTLNAVTPQGPLTIQFSPEWPGVRLGLFPHLLRQMKAQGLAADPGDFCVVLRETGDVVGQIGAKAPPDAAGAQEIGYGFNPSCWGKGYATEAVGALVAHLLTQPHVRSVTAQTALTNRPSERVLEKLGFTRIGSSRDARHGELTVWQQTSEPSPSPSEWP from the coding sequence GTGCCTGTTCTCTCGACACGGCGTCTGGTTCTGCTGCCCCTGTCCCGTGACATGATCCGGCGGCGGCTCGAAACCGACACGTTCACGCTGAACGCGGTGACTCCCCAAGGGCCACTGACCATACAGTTCAGTCCAGAGTGGCCGGGGGTTCGACTGGGCCTGTTTCCGCACCTGCTCCGCCAGATGAAGGCACAGGGGCTGGCAGCCGATCCTGGGGACTTCTGTGTGGTGCTGCGGGAGACCGGAGACGTCGTGGGACAGATCGGGGCAAAAGCCCCGCCCGACGCGGCTGGAGCACAGGAAATCGGTTATGGGTTCAATCCATCGTGCTGGGGGAAGGGCTACGCCACCGAAGCCGTGGGCGCCCTGGTGGCGCACCTTCTGACGCAGCCACACGTCCGGAGCGTCACGGCCCAGACCGCCCTGACCAATCGCCCCAGCGAGCGTGTCCTAGAAAAACTGGGGTTCACGCGCATCGGCTCAAGCCGGGACGCCCGACATGGTGAATTGACCGTGTGGCAGCAGACGTCTGAACCCAGCCCATCGCCTTCAGAATGGCCGTGA
- the yedA gene encoding drug/metabolite exporter YedA yields the protein MSARTAALPAVSTAVLIALGVVYLVWGSTYFAIKVAIGSLPPLGMLGLRFLLAGALLYGVLRLRGMAAPTRREWGWSAVIGTLLLGGGTGFVTLAERDASSSIAALMIAVSPLFAAVFASLWGEKTGRREWLGIGVGLVGIVLLNLGELRATPTAAVLLLLAPLCWTFGSQWSRHLPLPTGLMNSAAQMLTGGVVLTVLSVVFRERWSTPTPGSVWALAYLVVFGGVLAYSAYTYLVSHARPALATSYAYVNPVVAILLGVVVGGETVGPLGWAALAVIVAGVVLVAWPERDVVA from the coding sequence ATGTCTGCCCGCACTGCCGCCCTCCCTGCCGTGAGCACCGCCGTTCTGATCGCGCTGGGCGTGGTGTATCTGGTGTGGGGCAGCACGTACTTCGCCATCAAGGTCGCCATCGGATCGCTGCCGCCGCTGGGCATGCTGGGCCTGCGCTTCCTGCTGGCGGGCGCGCTGCTGTACGGCGTGCTGCGGCTGCGCGGGATGGCCGCCCCGACCCGGCGGGAGTGGGGCTGGAGCGCCGTGATCGGCACGCTGCTGCTGGGCGGCGGCACCGGCTTCGTGACCCTGGCCGAGCGTGATGCGAGTTCCAGCATCGCGGCCCTGATGATCGCGGTGTCCCCGCTGTTCGCCGCCGTCTTCGCCTCGCTGTGGGGCGAGAAGACCGGCCGGCGCGAGTGGCTGGGCATTGGCGTGGGCCTCGTGGGGATCGTGCTGCTGAACCTCGGGGAACTGCGGGCCACGCCCACGGCGGCCGTGCTGCTCCTGCTCGCGCCGCTGTGCTGGACCTTCGGCAGCCAGTGGTCACGCCACCTGCCGCTGCCCACCGGCCTGATGAACAGCGCCGCACAGATGCTGACCGGGGGAGTGGTGCTGACCGTCCTGAGCGTGGTGTTCCGCGAGCGCTGGAGCACGCCCACGCCCGGCAGCGTGTGGGCGCTCGCCTATCTGGTCGTCTTCGGCGGGGTGCTGGCGTACTCGGCGTACACCTACCTCGTGTCGCACGCGCGTCCGGCGCTGGCGACCAGTTACGCGTACGTGAACCCGGTCGTGGCGATCCTGCTGGGCGTTGTGGTTGGCGGCGAGACGGTCGGGCCGCTCGGGTGGGCCGCGCTGGCAGTGATCGTGGCCGGAGTGGTGCTCGTCGCATGGCCGGAGCGGGATGTGGTGGCATGA
- a CDS encoding LysR family transcriptional regulator, which yields MELRHLRHFVALAEEEHFGRAAERVFVVQQALSNSIRNLEDEVGVPLVLRTTRRVQLTPAGQEFLIGARETLALAAQTVERARRAARGEVGRLTIGFVSGLAFGGLPEIVRRFRELYPNVSVDLRELTAQEQEAALRGGQIDVGLMLLPVRDPSLDSRALWRQPLVAALPAEHALARRRRLKISDLQGESFVFFPRQIRATYFDQVMRWCAGAGFTPHVVQEAIEVPTLLSLVAAGIGVFLPIEFFSRLSLPGVVYRPIDDAPIVEIVAVWSRSEGRSPVVRAFLSVAADVLGSAGGQPLS from the coding sequence ATCGAACTCAGGCACCTGCGTCACTTCGTCGCCCTGGCCGAGGAGGAACACTTCGGCCGGGCGGCGGAGCGCGTGTTCGTGGTGCAGCAGGCCCTCTCGAACTCCATTCGCAATCTGGAAGACGAGGTCGGTGTGCCGCTGGTGCTGCGGACTACCCGGCGCGTGCAGCTCACGCCCGCCGGACAGGAGTTCCTGATCGGCGCGCGCGAGACGCTGGCGCTGGCGGCACAGACGGTTGAGCGTGCCCGCCGCGCCGCGCGGGGCGAGGTGGGCCGCCTGACCATCGGCTTCGTGAGCGGGCTGGCCTTCGGCGGCCTGCCGGAGATCGTGCGGAGATTCAGGGAGCTGTACCCGAACGTCAGCGTGGATCTGCGGGAACTGACGGCGCAGGAGCAGGAGGCCGCGCTGCGCGGCGGACAGATCGACGTGGGCCTGATGCTGCTGCCGGTGCGGGATCCGAGCCTGGATTCCCGCGCGCTGTGGCGGCAGCCGCTGGTGGCCGCGCTGCCCGCCGAGCACGCCTTGGCCCGCCGGCGCAGGCTGAAGATCAGCGACCTGCAGGGTGAATCCTTCGTGTTCTTCCCCCGCCAGATCCGCGCCACGTACTTCGATCAGGTCATGCGCTGGTGCGCCGGGGCGGGCTTCACGCCACACGTCGTGCAGGAGGCCATCGAGGTGCCTACCCTGCTGTCGCTGGTCGCGGCCGGAATCGGGGTGTTCCTGCCCATCGAGTTCTTCTCGCGCCTGTCGCTGCCCGGCGTGGTGTACCGGCCCATCGACGACGCCCCCATCGTGGAGATCGTCGCCGTGTGGAGCCGCAGCGAGGGCCGCAGTCCCGTCGTGCGGGCCTTCCTGAGCGTGGCGGCGGACGTGCTGGGCAGTGCGGGCGGGCAGCCGCTCAGCTGA
- a CDS encoding TCR/Tet family MFS transporter: MRSRPAALIFILLTALIDIIGIGLIIPVLPGLVKSLAGSEVAGARTIGLLTAVYAVMQFVFAPILGTLSDRYGRRPVLLFALSGMALDYVLLSFAPNLAWLFVGRVIAGITGASLTVANAYIADVSPPEERAKNFGLLGAMFGVGFILGPALGGLLGEYGLRVPFMAAAALTGLNVLYGLFVLPESLPASSRGKAVQRGDLNPLKPLAALGAYPILRSLTLTFVLLGLAGQTIFSTWVLYTEGVLRWSPAQNGVALAFFGLLTAGVQAGLLGPFIARFGERRTIMTGLVSSILEFLVLSVARSGPLLYASLVVGALGGLGNPAIQGLISKQVDETEQGRVQGAITSLNSLVGVVGPIVATSVYAFGITHQFPGAAFLMGALLSVVGTLLILNVLRSIPGTGRGETSGNAVS; this comes from the coding sequence ATGCGCTCCCGCCCCGCCGCCCTGATCTTCATCCTGCTGACCGCGCTGATCGACATCATCGGGATCGGGCTGATCATTCCCGTGCTGCCGGGACTGGTGAAATCCCTGGCCGGCTCGGAGGTGGCGGGTGCCCGGACGATTGGTCTGCTCACCGCCGTGTACGCCGTGATGCAGTTCGTGTTTGCGCCGATCCTGGGAACCCTGAGCGACCGCTACGGGCGGCGGCCGGTGCTGCTGTTCGCGCTGAGCGGCATGGCGCTCGACTACGTGCTGCTGTCGTTCGCACCGAACCTGGCGTGGCTGTTCGTGGGCCGCGTGATCGCCGGGATCACTGGAGCGAGCCTGACGGTCGCCAACGCCTACATCGCGGACGTCTCGCCGCCCGAGGAAAGGGCGAAGAACTTCGGTCTGCTGGGCGCGATGTTCGGCGTGGGCTTCATCCTGGGGCCGGCGCTAGGCGGCCTGCTGGGCGAGTACGGGCTGCGCGTGCCCTTCATGGCGGCCGCGGCGCTGACCGGCCTGAACGTGCTGTACGGCCTGTTCGTGCTGCCCGAGTCGTTGCCCGCCAGCAGCCGGGGCAAGGCCGTGCAGCGCGGCGACCTGAATCCCCTGAAACCCCTCGCGGCGCTGGGCGCATACCCGATCCTGCGCTCCCTCACGCTGACCTTCGTGCTGCTGGGCCTCGCGGGGCAGACGATCTTCAGCACCTGGGTGCTGTACACCGAGGGGGTGCTGCGCTGGAGTCCGGCGCAGAACGGCGTGGCGCTCGCGTTCTTCGGCCTGCTCACGGCGGGCGTCCAGGCAGGGCTGCTGGGGCCATTCATCGCGCGCTTCGGCGAGCGGCGCACCATCATGACCGGTCTGGTCAGCAGCATCCTGGAATTCCTGGTGCTCAGCGTGGCCCGCAGCGGGCCGCTGCTCTACGCGTCGCTGGTCGTGGGGGCGCTGGGGGGCCTGGGCAACCCGGCCATTCAGGGCCTGATCTCCAAGCAGGTGGACGAGACCGAGCAGGGCCGCGTGCAGGGCGCGATCACCAGCCTGAACAGCCTGGTGGGCGTGGTGGGGCCGATCGTGGCGACCAGCGTGTACGCCTTCGGGATCACCCATCAGTTTCCCGGCGCGGCGTTCCTGATGGGCGCGCTGCTGTCGGTGGTGGGCACCCTGCTGATCCTGAACGTGCTGCGTAGTATTCCCGGCACGGGACGTGGTGAGACCTCCGGGAACGCGGTCAGCTGA
- the uvrB gene encoding excinuclease ABC subunit UvrB, which produces MLKVKSDFTPSGDQPTAIRSLVDGLDSGLRYQTLLGATGTGKTYSVAKVIEETQRPALIMAPNKILTAQLASEFREFFPDAAVEFFISYYDYYQPEAYVPGKDLFIEKDASINQEIERLRHSTTRSLLTRRDTIVVASVSCIYGLGDPKEYTALNLILKKGSAVSRDEILGRLVNMQYERNDIEMMPGRFRAKGEMIEVWPAYDEQPLRIELWGDDVERITVVHPLTGDRLAELDATVVYPAKHYVSSAGNIERAIVTIQEELEGRLEYFRATGKLLEAQRLKERTLYDLEMLKVLGYCSGIENYSRHIDGRVAGHTPYTMLDYFNDDFVTFIDESHVTVPQIGGMANGDRARKQTLVDYGFRLPSAMDNRPLNFDEFMSKTGQVVFVSATPGPFEREVSDSIADQIIRPTGLVDPPVSVRPINGQIEDLLGRVRERAKIGERTLVTTLTKRMSEDLTEYMLEKGVKARYMHSDIDTVERQVIIRDLRLGHYDVLIGINLLREGLDLPEVSLVAILDADKPGFLRSERALIQTIGRAARNLNGEVILYGDTVTPAMQFAMDETRRRREKQTAYNEEHGITPTTIIKGVRDVIRGEEQPEEISSANVGTDRDSLTAQLTDLELDMWQASEDLDFEKAASLRDQIRAIEAKLQGKEFKQATVPGQKVRQRGRR; this is translated from the coding sequence ATGCTCAAGGTCAAGTCCGATTTCACGCCCTCGGGTGACCAGCCCACCGCCATCCGCTCCCTGGTGGACGGCCTGGACAGCGGCCTGCGCTACCAGACCCTGCTCGGGGCCACAGGCACGGGGAAAACCTACTCTGTGGCGAAGGTCATCGAGGAGACCCAGCGCCCGGCCCTGATCATGGCGCCGAACAAGATCCTGACCGCGCAGCTGGCATCCGAGTTCCGGGAGTTCTTCCCGGACGCGGCGGTGGAGTTCTTCATCAGTTACTACGACTACTACCAGCCGGAAGCCTACGTGCCGGGCAAGGATCTGTTCATCGAGAAGGATGCCAGCATCAACCAGGAGATCGAGCGGCTGCGGCACTCCACGACCCGGTCGCTGCTCACGCGGCGGGACACCATCGTGGTGGCGTCGGTGAGCTGCATCTACGGCCTGGGCGACCCGAAGGAGTACACGGCACTGAACCTGATCCTGAAAAAGGGCTCTGCGGTCAGCCGCGACGAGATCCTGGGACGCCTGGTGAACATGCAGTACGAGCGCAACGATATCGAGATGATGCCGGGCCGCTTCCGGGCCAAGGGCGAGATGATCGAGGTGTGGCCCGCGTACGACGAGCAGCCCCTGCGGATCGAACTGTGGGGCGACGATGTGGAGCGCATCACGGTGGTGCATCCGCTGACCGGCGACCGGCTGGCGGAACTGGACGCCACGGTGGTGTACCCGGCGAAACATTACGTGAGCAGCGCGGGAAACATCGAGCGGGCCATCGTGACCATCCAGGAGGAACTGGAGGGGCGGCTGGAGTACTTCAGGGCGACCGGCAAGCTGCTGGAGGCCCAGCGCCTGAAGGAACGCACCCTGTACGACCTGGAGATGCTCAAGGTGCTGGGCTACTGCTCGGGCATCGAGAACTACTCGCGGCACATCGACGGGCGGGTGGCCGGGCACACGCCGTACACCATGCTCGATTACTTCAACGACGACTTCGTGACCTTCATCGACGAGTCGCACGTGACGGTGCCGCAGATCGGCGGAATGGCGAACGGCGACCGGGCACGCAAACAGACGCTGGTGGACTACGGGTTCCGCCTGCCGTCGGCCATGGACAACCGCCCGCTGAACTTCGACGAGTTCATGAGCAAGACCGGGCAGGTCGTGTTCGTGTCGGCCACGCCAGGGCCGTTCGAACGCGAGGTCAGCGACAGCATCGCGGATCAGATCATCCGCCCAACCGGGCTGGTCGATCCGCCGGTCAGCGTGCGGCCCATCAACGGCCAGATCGAGGATCTGCTGGGCCGCGTGCGGGAACGTGCGAAGATCGGCGAGCGCACCCTGGTCACCACCCTGACCAAGCGCATGTCCGAGGATCTCACGGAGTACATGCTCGAAAAGGGCGTGAAGGCCCGGTACATGCACAGCGACATCGACACCGTGGAACGTCAGGTGATCATCCGCGACCTGCGGCTCGGGCACTACGACGTGCTGATCGGCATCAACCTGCTGCGCGAGGGCCTCGACCTGCCGGAGGTGTCGCTGGTCGCCATCCTGGACGCCGACAAGCCCGGCTTCCTGAGAAGCGAGCGGGCGCTGATCCAGACCATCGGCCGCGCGGCCCGCAACCTCAACGGCGAGGTCATCCTGTACGGCGACACGGTCACGCCCGCCATGCAGTTCGCCATGGACGAGACCCGCCGCCGCCGCGAGAAGCAGACCGCGTACAACGAGGAACATGGCATCACGCCCACCACCATCATCAAGGGCGTACGCGACGTCATCCGGGGCGAGGAGCAGCCCGAGGAGATCAGCTCCGCGAACGTGGGCACGGACCGCGACTCGTTGACCGCGCAGCTCACCGATCTGGAACTCGACATGTGGCAGGCGTCGGAAGACCTGGACTTCGAGAAGGCCGCCTCGCTGCGCGACCAGATCCGAGCCATCGAGGCGAAGCTTCAGGGCAAGGAGTTCAAACAGGCGACCGTGCCTGGACAGAAGGTCAGACAGCGCGGGCGGCGGTAA
- a CDS encoding GNAT family N-acetyltransferase — protein sequence MSTVRPFTASDAPAVAAVQVGNYHYDYAPLFPPGSWDGVSVEEQTADWLLWPRDHPDDVLLVAEDAGEVVGYVLARVHPYHGAEAEVMALHVRPQARGCGHGRALLSAAVSVLGAAGAGSVGLSTLEGNPIRAWYAALGGEQVAVQENDLDGWPVREVVYVWPDVEALRQALAGAEFSARSGTIQPDCP from the coding sequence GTGTCCACCGTGCGCCCCTTCACCGCGTCCGATGCGCCCGCGGTCGCGGCGGTACAGGTCGGCAATTACCACTACGACTACGCGCCGCTGTTCCCGCCGGGCTCCTGGGATGGCGTGAGCGTCGAGGAGCAGACAGCAGACTGGCTGCTGTGGCCCAGGGATCACCCGGACGACGTGCTGCTGGTCGCGGAGGACGCCGGAGAGGTCGTGGGCTACGTGCTGGCCCGTGTTCACCCGTACCACGGGGCCGAGGCCGAGGTGATGGCGCTGCACGTGCGTCCGCAGGCGCGGGGGTGCGGGCATGGCCGGGCGCTGCTGTCTGCCGCCGTGAGCGTGCTGGGGGCCGCCGGGGCGGGCAGCGTCGGCCTCTCGACGCTGGAGGGCAATCCGATCCGCGCGTGGTACGCAGCGCTCGGTGGGGAGCAGGTGGCAGTGCAGGAGAACGACCTGGATGGCTGGCCGGTGCGCGAGGTGGTGTACGTGTGGCCGGACGTCGAAGCGCTGCGACAGGCCTTGGCCGGAGCGGAGTTCAGCGCCCGTTCGGGAACCATTCAGCCGGACTGTCCATAA
- a CDS encoding VWA domain-containing protein has translation MLDAKVQPHREFLLAQTAGQKLFLTLTVTPTAQARQARPDLSVVFVVDTSGSMREVVTEPTGTTGKTTTVDGKKYEIVKGARNKLELLTEALTGIINSDLLHPADRIALVKFDDMADVLVPFTPATDRTRLLAGVERLDWYSGGTNMGLGMQAGAKLLGQETGSRRMVLLTDGQAFDAPVVEEQAGVLAGLQIPVTTVGVGDEVNTDLLTMITDRTQGQPIDVVPDTDNPQPPAVRATELPQALLGDLKQAANEVVTNVALSVRTVKDVVLERVTRVQPTQTEVARVDGPLQLGNVEAGIGATYVLEFTLPARPAARMRLAQLGLTYQVPGANYRGEVPPLDVVVEFTGDESMAARVDPGIMQWVQQRNIEGLVAQATREARNDPAQAAKTLELARSMTQRLGNGAMTQVLDKAIGELGSSKTIALGTAKTMRLGAKTQTLKASDGTLPSDEDIRRMTGA, from the coding sequence ATGCTCGATGCCAAGGTCCAGCCCCACCGTGAGTTCCTGCTCGCCCAGACGGCGGGACAGAAACTCTTCCTGACCCTGACCGTCACACCCACCGCGCAGGCCCGACAGGCGCGGCCTGACCTGAGCGTGGTGTTCGTGGTGGATACCAGCGGCTCCATGCGGGAGGTCGTGACCGAGCCGACCGGCACGACCGGCAAGACGACCACCGTGGACGGCAAGAAGTACGAGATCGTCAAGGGAGCGCGGAACAAGCTCGAACTGCTTACTGAAGCCCTGACCGGGATCATCAATTCCGACCTGCTGCACCCGGCAGACCGGATCGCGCTGGTGAAGTTCGACGACATGGCCGACGTGCTGGTGCCGTTCACACCCGCGACGGACCGCACGCGCCTGCTGGCTGGGGTGGAGCGGCTCGACTGGTACTCGGGCGGCACGAACATGGGCCTGGGCATGCAGGCAGGCGCGAAACTGCTGGGCCAGGAGACCGGCAGCCGCCGCATGGTGCTCCTGACCGACGGGCAGGCCTTCGACGCGCCGGTGGTCGAGGAGCAGGCGGGCGTGCTGGCCGGTCTGCAGATTCCCGTGACGACTGTGGGCGTGGGCGACGAGGTGAACACGGACCTGCTGACCATGATCACGGACCGCACGCAGGGGCAGCCCATCGACGTCGTCCCCGACACCGACAACCCGCAGCCGCCCGCCGTGCGCGCCACGGAACTGCCGCAGGCGCTGCTGGGCGACCTGAAGCAGGCCGCGAACGAGGTCGTGACGAACGTGGCCCTGAGCGTGCGGACCGTGAAGGACGTGGTGCTGGAACGCGTGACCCGCGTGCAGCCCACGCAGACCGAGGTGGCGCGGGTGGACGGCCCGCTACAACTCGGGAATGTCGAGGCCGGGATCGGCGCGACCTACGTGCTGGAGTTCACGCTGCCCGCCCGCCCCGCCGCGCGCATGCGCCTGGCGCAGCTGGGCCTGACGTACCAGGTGCCCGGCGCGAACTACCGGGGCGAGGTACCCCCGCTGGACGTGGTCGTGGAGTTCACGGGCGACGAGTCCATGGCCGCCCGCGTCGATCCGGGGATCATGCAGTGGGTGCAGCAGCGCAACATCGAGGGACTGGTAGCCCAGGCGACCCGTGAGGCCCGCAACGACCCCGCGCAGGCCGCGAAGACCCTGGAACTGGCGCGCAGCATGACCCAGCGTCTCGGGAACGGCGCGATGACGCAGGTGCTCGACAAGGCCATCGGGGAGCTGGGCAGCAGCAAGACCATTGCGCTGGGGACCGCCAAGACCATGCGCCTGGGCGCGAAGACCCAGACGCTCAAGGCCTCGGACGGAACCCTCCCGTCGGACGAGGACATCCGGCGGATGACCGGCGCTTGA